A stretch of the Fusarium musae strain F31 chromosome 2, whole genome shotgun sequence genome encodes the following:
- a CDS encoding hypothetical protein (EggNog:ENOG41~CAZy:GT15) — MTVARPVRALIAGGCILWCFFLWQIFAPSWSLRGPGDRYSNFERDPMLDPTDEPEGVLHRTSPRYAHDAKKTERIDATLLALVRNEEVDAMVMSMRDLERTWNSKFNYPWTFFNDKPFTEEFKRKTRAATKAKCNYEIIPKEHWDMPSWIDEELFQESAKILEKNGVQYASKISYHQMCRWNSGLFYKHPALKDIRYYWRVEPNVHFFCDVDYDVFRYMHDNNKTYGFTINLYDDPKTLPSLWPETVKFLAEHPNAIHENSAVAWVTDDIRRPSTNRKAQGYSTCHFWSNFEIADMSFWRSKTYEDYFNHLDHAGGFFYERWGDAPVHSIALGLFEDQSKIHWFRDIGYQHIPFFNCPNSPKCKGCVTGRLTDGEAWLHREDCRPNWFKYAGMG; from the exons ATGACAGTTGCGCGGCCAGTTCGGGCGTTGATCGCCGGCGGGTGCATTCTCTGGTGTTTCTTTCTGTGGCAGATATTTGCTCCATCATGGTCGTTAAGAGGTCCCGGTGATCGCTACTCCAATTTTGAGCGGGATCCCATGCTGGATC CTACCGATGAACCAGAAGGAGTGTTACATCGTACGAGCCCGAGATATGCCCACGATGCGAAAAAGACGGAGCGCATCGATGCGACGCTATTAGCGCTTGTGCGGAACGAGGAGGTGGATGCCATGGTCATGTCGATGAGGGATCTCGAAAGGACTTGGAACTCCAAGTTTAACTACCCCTGGACGTTTTTCAACGATAAGCCTTTCACCGAAGAGTTCAAGAGGAAGACTAGAGCAGCTACGAAGGCGAAATGTAACTACG AAATCATCCCCAAGGAACACTGGGACATGCCCTCTTGGATCGACGAAGAGCTCTTTCAGGAATCCGCCAAGATCCTCGAAAAGAACGGCGTCCAATATGCAAGCAAGATATCATACCACCAAATGTGTCGATGGAACAGCGGTCTCTTCTACAAGCATCCAGCCCTGAAGGATATTCGCTACTACTGGCGTGTCGAGCCTAACGTGCACTTCTTCTGCGATGTTGACTACGATGTCTTCCGCTACATGCACGATAACAACAAGACATACGGCTTCACCATCAACCTCTATGACGATCCCAAAACCCTCCCTTCGTTGTGGCCCGAGACAGTCAAGTTTCTCGCTGAGCATCCTAATGCAATCCACGAGAACAGCGCCGTAGCTTGGGTCACCGATGATATCCGTCGGCCTTCCACAAATAGAAAGGCTCAGGGATATTCGACGTGCCATTTCTGGAGTAATTTTGAGATTGCGGATATGTCATTTTGGAGGAGCAAAACTTACGAGGACTACTTCAACCACCTCGATCATGCGGGCGGATTCTTCTATGAGCGATGGGGTGATGCTCCAGTCCATAGTATTGCCCTTGGTCTGTTTGAAGACCAGAGCAAGATTCATTG GTTCCGCGATATTGGTTATCAACACATCCCTTTCTTCAACTGTCCCAACTCACCAAAGTGTAAGGGCTGTGTAACTGGCCGTCTCACTGATGGTGAGGCCTGGTTGCATCGAGAAGACTGTCGACCCAACTGGTTCAAGTACGCTGGTATGGGATAA
- a CDS encoding hypothetical protein (EggNog:ENOG41), which produces MAFAARLGALTGELVEAVTSTSAETNPRFKAQRDAALQRLKSHPYLRTNQFEVEHQLDGLEERFRVNGRDALADALIERREQLRQIHSNFHPEVLYLILELSDQPTYYSKLSDLDALKTGPSDSELELRWEDIADEDGWEDDPAIWKTIKYTDSSDDELYEDDSKSESEASTNPSDVPVGRTAEDLIISPEDMTKLHEIRGAQGWRIEKPTDASGHARKVPVTEFQIVREVLFMLQGLDTTLFGPSGTVNPAFQMGHLKWDTHKALLSYFSEAGRQLGILRDFVSKPQRASHIQVLQDTVAKRLDDLDRKSTGIESRLVAPENNVVVSLLSIKGELATSLEPLYSLSNIIAQIQNVPNQGTFRYLELLFDDASMAQLSGKLDVYEFLARIFVECFNVYLRPIRLWMEEGKLIPGDKIFFVSQVPSQVSPSKIWREQFRLRRTADGKLHAPNFLQPAAAKIFNAGKNIVILKRLGRWISPGSEWTIQEPPLHYDTLCPEGLELAPFSELFDSAFDAWIQTKYNTSSTTLRNTLFEECGLWSALEAMERLYFMSDGAATEAWTSSLFGKLDALDPNWNNRYSLTSVAQEAFTTLVDMTRISIYISPTGLKVPLLKARDSVKSVLPSTKVNYRVAWPIRMILSEDSNTQYDAIFTLLLQLKRALYVLHKRKILENYWIDHDNWDERALYYSLRNNLLWFCTTLQTYLATLVLAPNCAKMRQDMQEAHDVDAMMRVHAAFLKQVVDEACLGSRLTPIRECFLDMLDLAIRLEQAQTVNMTKETERMQQFSRLSTRNLSPTPGTPGLKSKYVDSSDEEDDGEKDRSRTLKMGKPFMTVLKEIKSDYDRHLRFVCGGLRSVARATSDAQSAKWDILAEMFQTGCRDERPGYS; this is translated from the exons ATGGCATTTGCTGCAAGGCTGGGTGCTCTCACCGGAGAGCTCGTTGAGGCTGTCACTAGCACATCAGCCGAG ACAAACCCTCGATTCAAGGCCCAGCGTGATGCTGCTTTGCAAAGACTAAAGTCGCACCCATACCTGCGAACAAATCAATTCGAAGTCGAACACCAGCTGGACGGTCTGGAAGAGCGATTCCGCGTCAATGGCAGAGATGCACTTGCTGATGCGCTCATCGAGCGCCGGGAGCAGCTCCGACAAATACACTCGAATTTCCACCCCGAAGTTCTGTACCTGATACTAGAACTCTCGGATCAACCGACATATTACTCAAAACTGAGCGACCTAGATGCGCTGAAAACGGGGCCAAGCGATTCAGAACTCGAACTGCGTTGGGAGGATATTGCCGATGAGGATGGATGGGAAGACGACCCTGCGATTTGGAAGACAATAAAATATACCGACAGttcagatgatgagcttTACGAAGATGACTCCAAGAGTGAATCAGAAGCCAGTACCAACCCATCTGATGTCCCTGTTGGACGAACAGCCGAAGACCTGATTATCAGCCCTGAGGATATGACGAAACTGCACGAGATTCGAGGAGCGCAAGGATGGCGGATAGAAAAGCCCACAGATGCATCTGGCCATGCTCGAAAAGTCCCTGTAACGGAATTCCAGATCGTTCGAGAAGTTTTGTTCATGCTGCAAGGACTTGATACGACACTTTTTGGACCCAGTGGCACCGTCAACCCAGCATTTCAGATGGGCCATCTGAAATGGGATACTCACAAAGCCCTTCTGAGCTATTTCTCTGAAGCAGGACGACAATTGGGTATTCTGCGAGACTTCGTCAGCAAACCACAACGAGCATCACATATTCAGGTTCTCCAGGACACTGTGGCTAAGCGACTCGACGATCTGGACAGAAAGTCAACGGGGATAGAGTCACGGCTTGTTGCGCCTGAGAATAATGTGGTTGTCAGCTTATTGTCGATCAAGGGAGAGTTGGCAACATCGCTTGAACCCTTGTATTCTCTTTCAAATATCATCGCTCAGATACAGAACGTGCCCAATCAAGGTACCTTTCggtatcttgagcttctttttgACGATGCAAGCATGGCGCAACTATCCGGAAAGCTAGACGTTTACGAGTTTCTGGCACGCATTTTTGTCGAGTGCTTCAATGTTTACCTACGCCCAATTCGGCTCTGGATGGAAGAGGGCAAACTTATTCCCGGTGACAAGATCTTCTTCGTATCACAGGTCCCAAGCCAAGTATCACCTAGCAAGATCTGGCGCGAACAATTCAGGCTGCGTAGGACGGCCGATGGGAAGTTGCATGCCCCTAATTTCCTCCAGCCAGCAgctgccaagatcttcaatgCTGGCAaaaacatcgtcatcttgaAGCGATTAGGCCGCTGGATCTCGCCAGGCTCGGAATGGACGATTCAGGAGCCTCCACTACACTATGACACGCTTTGTCCCGAAGGACTTGAGCTTGCGCCGTTCTCAGAGCTTTTCGACTCTGCTTTTGATGCATGGATCCAGACCAAATACAACACATCCTCTACCACGCTGAGAAACACGCTGTTTGAAGAGTGCGGACTCTGGTCTGCTCTCGAAGCTATGGAGCGGCTGTATTTCATGTCTGATGGTGCCGCAACAGAAGCGTGGACTAGCAGCCTGTTCGGAAAACTAGATGCGCTGGATCCTAACTGGAACAACCGCTATAGCCTGACGAGTGTGGCACAAGAGGCATTCACAACTCTTGTCGACATGACGAGAATATCCATATACATCAGTCCCACGGGGCTGAAGGTGCCACTTCTCAAGGCTCGCGACTCTGTCAAGTCAGTTCTTCCGAGTACAAAAGTCAACTATCGAGTGGCATGGCCGATTCGCATGATTCTGTCCGAAGACAGCAACACTCAGTATGATGCTATATTTACTCTTCTCCTGCAATTGAAGAGAGCCTTGTATGTTCTACATAAGCGCAAGATCCTCGAGAATTACTGGATCGATCATGATAACTGGGACGAACGTGCTCTTTATTATTCACTACGGAATAACCTCCTGTGGTTCTGCACTACTCTGCAGACTTATCTTGCGACGCTGGTCTTGGCACCTAACTGCGCTAAGATGAGGCAGGACATGCAAGAGGCTCACGATGTCGATGCCATGATGAGAGTTCATGCTGCATTCTTGAAAcaggttgttgatgaggcaTGTCTTGGGAGCAGATTGACACCGATCAGAGAATGCTTCCTCGATATGCTCGACCTGGCCATCAGACTAGAACAAGCACAAACTGTCAACATGACAAAAGAGACAGAGCGGATGCAGCAATTTTCTCGACTCTCGACCAGAAACCTTTCGCCTACGCCTGGAACACCTGGATTGAAGTCCAAGTACGTCGATAgtagtgatgaagaggacgacggGGAGAAGGATAGATCGAGGACCTTGAAGATGGGCAAGCCGTTTATGACTGTGCTCAAGGAGATTAAATCCGATTATGATAGACACTTGCGTTTTGTTTGTGGCGGCTTACGCAGTGTTGCCAGAGCTACAAGCGATGCGCAGTCTGCAAAGTGGGATATACTAGCTGAGATGTTCCAAACAGGCTGTCGGGACGAAAGGCCAGGCTACTCTTGA
- a CDS encoding hypothetical protein (EggNog:ENOG41) yields MGFPDKPSAHLLGANGPVHALAYSASPGTYILTGSADRSIRLYNPFPSTSGPGDRHSVVPQGRLIQTYAAHGYEVLSLSVAADNERFVSAGGDRNVFLWDVSTAVTTKRFGGNVHGHTARINCVSFAGEGDSIIASAGFDTTVRLWDTKSNSFKPIQVLDDANDAVTCLVVRGPEVLAGSVDGRVRSYDIRMGKVTTDVIGAPVTSLSLTRDGRTMLVGSLDNKLRLMDRDNGSCLRAYTDPGWKNEDVKLQALLGGKEKYVVVGDAMAGEPAPNGHGRIWAWDLLTGKVAAKVTVPWGPEGFEPKKKAVGRDGKEKVRSNVVSCMAWREDGWGDQFCVGGTSGVVTVYGAL; encoded by the exons ATGGGGTTTCCAGATAAGCCATCTGCTCATCTCTTGGGCGCCAATG GCCCGGTCCATGCCCTTGCATACTCCGCCTCTCCAGGCACCTACATCCTCACCGGTTCAGCGGACCGATCTATCCGCCTCTACAACCCATTTCCCAGCACATCTGGTCCTGGTGATCGTCACAGCGTTGTTCCTCAGGGTCGATTGATTCAGACTTATGCTGCTCACGGCTATGAAGTCTTGAGCCTCTCTGTCGCTGCCGATAATGAACGGTTTGTGTCGGCTGGTGGTGATCGCAACGTGTTCCTTTGGGACGTGAGCACTGCTGTTACGACTAAGCGATTTGGCGGCAACGTTCATGGCCACACGGCTCGTATTAATTGCGTGAGCTTTGCGGGAGAAGGTGATTCTATTATTGCCAGCGCAGGCTTTGACACTACGGTGAGATTGTGGGATACCAAGAGCAACAGCTTCAAGCCTATACAGGTTCTCGACGATGCCAACGATGCCGTGACATGTCTCGTCGTCCGTGGCCCCGAAGTCCTCGCGGGGAGCGTCGATGGCCGTGTACGCAGCTACGATATCCGCATGGGAAAAGTCACAACCGATGTGATAGGCGCACCCGTTACgagtctcagtctcaccCGCGATGGACGCACCATGTTGGTCGGGAGTCTCGACAACAAACTCCGACTGATGGACCGCGACAATGGCTCCTGTCTACGCGCATACACCGACCCAGGATGGAAGAACGAAGATGTCAAGCTGCAGGCGCTGCTGGGCGGCAAAGAGAAGTACGTAGTGGTTGGCGATGCCATGGCCGGTGAGCCTGCACCCAACGGACATGGAAGGATATGGGCTTGGGATTTGTTGACGGGAAAGGTGGCGGCTAAGGTGACGGTTCCTTGGGGGCCAGAAGGGTTTgaaccaaagaagaaggctgttggCCGGGATGGAAAGGAGAAGGTGAGGAGTAACGTTGTGAGTTGTATGGCGTGGAGGGAGGATGGTTGGGGAGATCAGTTCTGCGTTGGTGGAACATCAGGCGTGGTGACGGTCTACGGAGCCTTGTAG
- a CDS encoding hypothetical protein (EggNog:ENOG41) codes for MPPRIPTEDDFSPLSSTLPHTLHFPSPPESTTTFLILFHGLGDHDVPFASFAKNLNLAGVLAISVRGTSVLPAALLGGDRPGYHWGDDLTVDPSTGDIADDSGFEKARNLIMDKLIGETLIEKCGWEMRDIIFFGFGQGGSLALGLAASLNKTPRVTDVSDGESTSPGNKKFKGAVSLGGPLPQSMVSTVTNRSKSSTSVLVCQLDDDAVDAVKREFDDVKVVQWKRREVSMPMNRDEVLPLMQFFADKLKNEW; via the coding sequence ATGCCTCCTCGAATCCCCACTGAAGACGACTTCTCCCCTCTATCAAGCACCCTCCCTCACACTCTTCACTTCCCCTCACCACCAGAATCAACCACCACATTCCTCATTCTCTTCCACGGTCTAGGCGACCACGATGTTCCTTTCGCCTCTTTCGCCAAGAACCTCAATCTTGCTGGCGTTCTCGCTATTTCAGTGCGCGGTACATCTGTTCTGCCAGCTGCGCTTCTCGGTGGTGATAGGCCGGGATATCATTGGGGTGATGATCTCACTGTTGATCCCAGCACGGGAGACATTGCGGATGATTCTGGTTTTGAGAAGGCTCGGAATCTGATCATGGATAAGTTAATCGGGGAAACCCTTATCGAGAAGTGCGGGTGGGAGATGAGAGATATCATTTTCTTTGGGTTTGGGCAGGGTGGCTCACTCGCTCTTGGTCTCGCCGCCTCTCTGAACAAGACCCCTCGAGTCACTGATGTTTCCGACGGTGAGAGCACTTCGCCAGGTAACAAGAAATTCAAGGGTGCTGTATCTCTCGGTGGACCTTTGCCGCAATCTATGGTGTCTACAGTCACGAATcgcagcaagagcagcacaAGCGTGTTGGTATGTCAACTTGACGACGACGCTGTCGATGCTGTGAAGCGAGAGTTCGACGATGTCAAGGTCGTCCAGTGGAAGAGACGTGAGGTGAGCATGCCAATGAACAGAGATGAGGTGTTGCCTTTGATGCAGTTCTTTGCAGATAAGCTCAAGAATGAATGGTAG